Within bacterium, the genomic segment AAAGGTCGATTATCCCTCCCCTTATTGATAGGTCAAGGGAGGATATAGGCTCATCGGCAATAAGAAGTTTTGGTTTTATTGACAAAGCCCTTGCAATGGCTATCCTTTGCTTTTGTCCACCTGAGAATTGATGGGGGTATTTATTAAGGCTTTCTCTTTTGAAGCCAATTATAGAAAGAAGTTCATTTATCCTTTTTTCCTTATCTTCTATTTTATGAATAATAAGGGGCTCTTTTAATATCTCATAAATCCTCTTCCTTGGGCTTAAGGAGGAATCTGGGTTTTGAAAGACAATAGAGATGTTTTTTCTTGCCATCTTTGAGGAAACCTCTCCTCCATCAAAATAAACCTTTCCAGAGGTAGGAGGGGTAAGATTTAGGATAATCCTTGCCA encodes:
- a CDS encoding dipeptide/oligopeptide/nickel ABC transporter ATP-binding protein, translating into MLEVKELKKYFLIKGGFFSKTRGIIKALDGVSFSLEKGKILGLVGESGSGKSTLARIILNLTPPTSGKVYFDGGEVSSKMARKNISIVFQNPDSSLSPRKRIYEILKEPLIIHKIEDKEKRINELLSIIGFKRESLNKYPHQFSGGQKQRIAIARALSIKPKLLIADEPISSLDLSIRGGIIDL